One Rhizobium sp. 9140 genomic region harbors:
- a CDS encoding FadR/GntR family transcriptional regulator: MRRPRERIILLPATAGSDVSVKRPRVQKNVTRSLASDICADLFPPNGMLPTENELGIRYGVSRTVIRETLKVLESKGMVRGRSRIGTQICPREEWNLLDRQVLEWIGPRIFDLDLLQSILEARRATEPFAAELAAERATVQEIAEIESAWQRMQEAEGDVEAFTAADVAFHTNLMKASHNQVFMQLSSIIQAALEFALHASNAAVDARGEAVDIHRALIEALRVRDKAAARDCSMRMLDLAARDLAKALRRRTPSS; the protein is encoded by the coding sequence ATGAGAAGACCGCGTGAACGCATCATTCTGCTGCCTGCAACGGCCGGCAGCGACGTTTCGGTCAAGCGTCCGCGCGTGCAGAAGAACGTGACGCGCTCGCTCGCTTCCGACATCTGCGCCGATCTCTTCCCGCCGAACGGCATGCTGCCGACCGAGAACGAGCTCGGCATCCGCTATGGCGTCAGCCGGACCGTGATCCGGGAAACGCTGAAGGTCCTGGAATCCAAGGGTATGGTGCGGGGGCGCTCGCGGATTGGCACCCAGATCTGCCCGCGCGAAGAGTGGAATCTGCTCGATCGGCAGGTGCTGGAATGGATCGGCCCCCGGATCTTCGATCTCGACCTCCTCCAATCCATTCTGGAGGCGCGTCGCGCGACCGAGCCCTTCGCGGCGGAACTTGCCGCCGAGCGCGCCACGGTGCAGGAGATTGCGGAAATCGAGAGCGCCTGGCAGCGCATGCAGGAAGCCGAGGGCGATGTGGAAGCCTTCACGGCCGCTGATGTCGCCTTTCACACCAATCTCATGAAGGCCAGCCACAATCAGGTCTTCATGCAGCTTTCGAGCATCATCCAGGCAGCGCTCGAATTTGCCTTGCATGCCTCCAACGCGGCTGTTGACGCCCGGGGCGAAGCCGTGGATATCCACCGCGCGCTGATCGAGGCCCTGAGGGTGCGGGACAAGGCCGCCGCCCGGGACTGTTCGATGCGCATGCTGGACCTCGCGGCTCGCGATCTGGCAAAAGCGTTGCGAAGGCGCACGCCATCGTCTTGA
- a CDS encoding pilus assembly protein TadG-related protein produces the protein MPIPLTRKMQAFRSRQDGNVAIMTALVLPACISVLAIGVDYGHLTLERREMQVAADLTAIAVASDMAHAEAAALSHIENNRLNLVLKTPQGLKGPSGVVVPEAAIADTTGRLTLEKGRYIASAALSPDQRFQPGVAPSDAVRVTIEQPGTLFFASMFTTPPVMSAVGTAAMTKTAAFSIGSRLASLEGGLLNAILGKILGTTLDLKAVDYRALATADLDLFQLTRGLASDLNLTALTYDEILATDITVPQLLTAILRYGGLPSSTTTLVSKIRQSLPASGKRLSLARLIDLGSKGHLRIDAPTGLGIKVGVLDLLQSSAALANGAELVKVDTILDLPGLGSVDLALAIGEPPVGTPLHRVGEPGQAVRTAQVRVALAIKIEGLADLLGIKISLPLYIEVAHAEAKLASIQCHGGKPSNATVTIDTVPGVAEVSIGQVDAAALRNFGSSPRVTKAKLVDSGLLTVEGLASVDVGSTQIRKLTFTPGDIAVGTTKNVSSSGLLTSLTQSLLANLEAEIRLPLLSLMTEKVVQAALAKTLGVVTPSIDALLERILAVAGVRIGEADVRVTQVDCANPVLVQ, from the coding sequence ATGCCGATTCCCCTCACCCGGAAGATGCAGGCCTTCCGATCCCGTCAAGACGGCAACGTCGCCATCATGACGGCGCTCGTCCTGCCCGCCTGTATCAGCGTGCTCGCCATCGGTGTCGATTACGGTCACCTGACGCTGGAACGCCGGGAGATGCAGGTCGCAGCGGATCTGACCGCAATCGCAGTCGCTTCCGATATGGCACATGCGGAAGCGGCAGCCTTGTCGCATATCGAGAACAACCGTCTGAACCTGGTGCTGAAAACGCCGCAGGGTTTGAAGGGACCGAGTGGTGTTGTCGTTCCGGAAGCGGCCATAGCGGACACGACCGGTCGCTTGACCCTCGAAAAAGGCCGCTACATCGCCAGTGCCGCGCTAAGCCCCGATCAGCGGTTCCAACCGGGTGTGGCACCAAGCGATGCCGTGCGCGTCACCATCGAGCAGCCGGGAACGCTGTTCTTCGCCTCGATGTTCACCACCCCACCCGTCATGTCGGCCGTCGGTACGGCCGCCATGACAAAGACCGCTGCCTTCTCTATCGGGTCGCGCCTCGCAAGCCTTGAAGGCGGATTGCTGAACGCGATTCTCGGCAAGATCCTTGGCACCACACTCGATCTCAAAGCTGTCGATTACCGCGCTTTGGCCACGGCGGATCTCGACCTCTTCCAGCTCACGCGCGGTCTTGCGTCCGACCTCAACCTGACGGCCCTGACCTATGACGAGATCCTCGCGACCGACATCACCGTGCCACAGCTTCTGACCGCGATCCTTCGTTATGGCGGTCTACCGTCCAGCACGACGACGCTCGTTTCGAAGATCCGGCAATCCCTGCCGGCAAGCGGCAAGCGCCTGTCGCTCGCCCGGCTCATCGATCTCGGAAGCAAAGGGCATCTGCGCATCGATGCGCCCACGGGGCTGGGTATCAAGGTTGGCGTGCTTGATCTCCTCCAGTCGAGCGCGGCCCTCGCCAACGGCGCTGAGCTGGTCAAGGTCGATACGATACTCGATCTCCCCGGACTTGGCTCGGTCGATCTCGCACTGGCCATCGGCGAGCCCCCAGTCGGCACGCCGCTTCACCGCGTCGGCGAACCGGGGCAGGCCGTTCGCACCGCGCAAGTTCGCGTCGCTCTCGCCATCAAGATCGAGGGACTGGCGGACCTGCTCGGCATCAAGATCAGTCTCCCCCTCTATATCGAGGTCGCGCATGCCGAAGCGAAGCTTGCAAGTATCCAGTGTCATGGCGGCAAGCCGAGCAATGCGACTGTTACGATTGACACAGTTCCGGGCGTGGCGGAGGTGTCGATCGGCCAGGTCGATGCGGCAGCGCTGAGGAATTTCGGATCGTCACCGCGGGTGACGAAGGCAAAGCTGGTCGATTCCGGCCTGCTCACGGTCGAAGGGCTGGCGTCCGTCGATGTCGGTAGCACGCAGATCAGGAAGCTGACGTTCACGCCGGGAGACATCGCGGTGGGAACAACGAAGAACGTCTCGTCGAGCGGTCTCCTGACGTCGCTGACCCAGTCCCTTCTGGCCAATCTCGAAGCAGAGATCCGGCTGCCGCTGCTTTCCCTGATGACGGAAAAGGTGGTGCAGGCTGCGCTGGCAAAGACGCTGGGCGTCGTCACACCCAGCATCGATGCGCTTCTCGAACGGATCCTCGCTGTTGCCGGCGTCCGCATCGGCGAAGCAGATGTCCGTGTCACTCAAGTCGACTGCGCAAATCCCGTTCTCGTTCAATAG
- a CDS encoding TadE family protein encodes MSIMSRFTRDASGVAAIEFAIIAPLFLAVMFTMVAWGLYLGATHSVQQIAADTARAAIAGLSASERNALASAYIGAMKPGEFALINQKKLNVLVEDDKVRPNQFTVKLTYDASDLPIWNLMTFALPDTIIARSATIRIGGA; translated from the coding sequence ATGTCGATCATGTCACGTTTTACGCGTGACGCCTCCGGCGTCGCCGCGATCGAATTCGCCATCATCGCGCCGCTTTTTCTGGCCGTTATGTTTACGATGGTTGCTTGGGGCCTTTATCTCGGGGCAACCCATTCCGTCCAGCAGATCGCAGCCGACACCGCACGCGCTGCTATTGCCGGCCTCTCGGCAAGCGAGCGCAATGCCTTGGCGTCCGCTTATATCGGCGCGATGAAACCGGGCGAGTTCGCTCTCATCAATCAGAAGAAGCTCAACGTCTTGGTTGAGGACGACAAGGTTCGCCCCAATCAGTTTACCGTCAAGCTCACCTATGATGCCAGCGATCTGCCAATCTGGAACCTGATGACATTCGCCCTGCCGGACACCATCATCGCGCGTTCCGCGACGATCCGGATCGGAGGTGCATAA
- the rutD gene encoding pyrimidine utilization protein D, whose amino-acid sequence MHFDLHGRTDADARTVLLSSGLGGSGAYWAEQISVLSPDFRVVTYDHRGTGRTGGDVPESGGIRAMADDVLEILDALDVEQVDFVGHALGGLIGLDIALRQPLRIGRLVLVNAWSKADPHSGRCFDIRIQLLEKSGIPAFIKAQPLFLYPAVWMAENPERMATDEAHGIAHFQGKPNILRRIAALRAFDIDDRLAEIGHETLVMATKDDLLVPWTRSQRLVEGLANAVLDLVDHGGHAVNVVDPGPFNQRLLQFLKSPDDTKATAS is encoded by the coding sequence ATGCATTTCGATCTTCACGGCCGCACGGATGCGGACGCACGCACCGTTCTGCTGTCCTCCGGCCTCGGCGGCTCAGGCGCTTACTGGGCAGAGCAGATATCGGTACTCTCACCCGATTTCCGCGTCGTGACTTATGATCACAGGGGCACGGGCCGCACCGGCGGCGACGTGCCGGAGAGCGGCGGCATCCGCGCGATGGCGGATGATGTGTTGGAGATATTGGACGCGCTGGATGTAGAGCAGGTCGACTTCGTCGGTCACGCGCTCGGCGGCCTCATCGGGCTCGATATCGCGCTCCGCCAGCCACTCCGCATCGGTCGTCTCGTGCTGGTCAATGCCTGGAGCAAGGCCGATCCGCATTCGGGGCGCTGCTTCGACATCCGCATCCAGCTTCTGGAGAAATCCGGCATTCCCGCCTTCATCAAGGCGCAACCGCTGTTTCTCTATCCTGCCGTGTGGATGGCGGAGAACCCCGAGCGCATGGCCACCGACGAAGCCCATGGCATCGCGCATTTTCAGGGCAAGCCGAACATCCTGCGCCGCATCGCAGCACTGCGTGCGTTCGACATCGACGACCGGCTTGCCGAGATCGGTCACGAAACGCTGGTGATGGCGACGAAGGACGATCTTCTTGTTCCCTGGACCCGGTCGCAACGGCTGGTCGAAGGGCTTGCGAACGCGGTGCTGGATCTCGTCGATCACGGCGGTCACGCCGTCAACGTGGTCGATCCCGGCCCGTTCAATCAACGGCTCTTGCAGTTTCTCAAAAGCCCTGATGACACGAAAGCTACCGCATCATGA
- a CDS encoding DUF6481 family protein, whose protein sequence is MRHPNDNGFNERRKTAIEAKKQLLAKFAAAPKPTDPEMQAQLAAREATAKAREERRAEREALKRVENERQMAEAAEAAAAAEASERAEAEARQAEVNDRVARVVADEAARKAERDRRYAARKARQG, encoded by the coding sequence TTGAGACACCCGAACGACAATGGCTTCAACGAACGCCGCAAGACGGCAATCGAAGCCAAGAAGCAGCTCCTTGCAAAATTTGCTGCAGCCCCCAAGCCGACCGATCCTGAAATGCAGGCCCAGCTTGCGGCTCGCGAAGCGACCGCCAAGGCCCGTGAAGAGCGCCGCGCAGAACGCGAAGCCCTGAAGAGGGTCGAAAATGAACGTCAGATGGCTGAGGCCGCCGAAGCCGCAGCTGCTGCCGAAGCCAGTGAGCGCGCAGAAGCCGAAGCCCGCCAGGCAGAAGTCAACGATCGCGTCGCCCGCGTCGTGGCTGATGAGGCAGCGCGCAAGGCCGAACGCGACCGTCGCTATGCGGCACGCAAAGCTCGTCAGGGCTGA
- the rutC gene encoding pyrimidine utilization protein C gives MPKSIIVPEGTHKPIAPFSPGTLADGVVYVSGTLPFDKNNDVVHVGDAGAQTRHVLETIKSVIETAGGTMGDVTMNHIFITDWANYQAVNAVYAEYFPGDKPARFCIQCGLVKPDALIEIATIAHIG, from the coding sequence ATGCCCAAGTCCATCATCGTTCCCGAAGGCACACACAAGCCGATCGCCCCGTTTTCTCCCGGCACGCTCGCCGATGGCGTGGTCTATGTCTCCGGCACACTGCCCTTCGACAAGAACAACGACGTGGTTCATGTGGGCGACGCCGGCGCGCAGACCCGCCACGTGCTTGAGACCATCAAGTCGGTGATCGAGACGGCCGGTGGCACGATGGGCGACGTGACGATGAATCACATCTTCATCACCGATTGGGCGAATTACCAGGCCGTTAATGCCGTCTATGCGGAATATTTTCCGGGCGACAAGCCGGCCCGATTCTGCATCCAGTGCGGTCTCGTCAAGCCGGACGCGCTGATTGAAATCGCGACCATCGCCCATATCGGCTGA
- the rutB gene encoding pyrimidine utilization protein B — MSETVTAGYQLPRRHVQSVTVPARPEPISLKPNETAVVVVDMQNAYSTEGGYVDLAGFDIAGAKGTIANIKKTLDAARAAGVLVVYFQNGWDKDYVEAGGPGSPNWHKSNALKTMRARPELQGQLLAKGTWDYAIVDELQPQPGDILVPKTRYSGFFNTNMDSVLRARGIRNLVFVGIATNVCVESSLRDAFHLEYFGIMLEDATHHLGPEFIQQATVYNVEKFFGWVSTVNDFCGAISQVAPDQS; from the coding sequence ATGAGCGAAACCGTAACCGCCGGCTACCAGCTGCCTCGTCGTCATGTCCAGAGCGTCACCGTTCCCGCCCGCCCCGAACCGATCAGCCTCAAGCCGAACGAAACGGCTGTGGTCGTCGTGGATATGCAGAATGCCTATTCCACCGAAGGTGGCTATGTCGATCTCGCCGGTTTCGACATCGCCGGCGCCAAGGGCACGATCGCCAACATCAAGAAGACGCTGGATGCGGCCCGCGCGGCCGGCGTGCTCGTTGTCTACTTCCAGAACGGCTGGGACAAGGACTATGTCGAGGCCGGCGGCCCGGGATCGCCAAACTGGCACAAGTCCAATGCACTGAAAACGATGCGCGCGCGGCCGGAACTGCAGGGCCAGCTTCTCGCCAAGGGCACTTGGGACTACGCGATCGTCGATGAACTGCAGCCGCAGCCGGGCGATATCCTTGTGCCGAAGACGCGCTATAGCGGCTTCTTCAACACGAACATGGACAGCGTCCTGCGCGCCCGCGGCATCCGCAATCTCGTTTTCGTCGGCATCGCCACCAATGTCTGCGTGGAAAGCTCGTTGCGCGACGCCTTCCACCTCGAATATTTCGGCATCATGCTCGAGGATGCGACGCATCACCTCGGACCGGAATTCATTCAGCAGGCGACGGTCTACAATGTCGAGAAGTTCTTTGGGTGGGTATCCACCGTCAACGATTTCTGCGGCGCGATCTCTCAGGTCGCACCCGATCAGTCCTGA
- the dgoD gene encoding galactonate dehydratase: MKITKLTTYIVPPRWMFLKIETDEGITGWGEPVVEGRALTVQAAVHELEDYLIGKDPFLIEDHWNVMYRGGFYRGGAIHMSAIAGIDQALWDIKGKALGQPIHSLLGGQVRDKIKVYSWIGGDRPSDVANNAREVVARGFKAIKLNGCEEMQIVDSWDKVERAVETIAIIREAIGPHVGIGVDFHGRVHRPMAKVLAKELQPYNLMFIEEPVLSENREALKEIANHCSTPIALGERLYSRWDFKQVLTDGYVDILQPDLSHAGGITECRKIAAMAEAYDVALAPHCPLGPIALAACLQVDAVSYNAFIQEQSLGIHYNTGNDILDYISNKEVFHYEDGFVSIPQGPGLGIEVDEEYVIARAAEGHRWRNPLWRHSDGSVAEW; encoded by the coding sequence ATGAAAATCACGAAACTGACCACCTACATCGTGCCTCCGCGCTGGATGTTCCTGAAGATCGAGACCGATGAGGGCATTACCGGCTGGGGCGAACCCGTGGTTGAAGGCCGGGCGCTGACCGTGCAAGCGGCCGTCCACGAGCTCGAGGACTACCTGATCGGCAAGGACCCTTTCCTGATCGAGGATCATTGGAATGTGATGTATCGCGGCGGTTTCTACCGCGGCGGTGCCATTCACATGAGCGCGATTGCCGGCATCGATCAGGCACTGTGGGATATCAAGGGCAAAGCGCTCGGCCAGCCGATCCACTCGCTGCTCGGCGGGCAGGTTCGCGACAAGATCAAGGTCTATTCCTGGATCGGTGGCGATCGTCCGAGCGACGTCGCCAACAATGCGCGCGAGGTCGTCGCCCGTGGCTTCAAGGCCATCAAGCTGAACGGCTGCGAGGAGATGCAGATCGTCGATAGCTGGGACAAGGTCGAGCGCGCCGTCGAGACGATCGCCATCATCCGCGAGGCGATCGGCCCGCATGTCGGCATCGGTGTCGATTTCCATGGTCGCGTGCACCGGCCGATGGCCAAGGTGCTGGCCAAGGAGTTGCAGCCCTATAACCTGATGTTCATTGAGGAACCCGTGCTCTCGGAAAATCGCGAGGCGCTGAAGGAAATTGCCAATCATTGCTCGACGCCCATCGCGCTCGGCGAGCGGCTATATTCGCGTTGGGACTTCAAGCAGGTCCTGACCGACGGCTACGTCGACATCCTCCAGCCGGATCTTTCGCATGCCGGCGGCATTACCGAGTGCCGCAAGATCGCAGCGATGGCTGAGGCTTACGACGTGGCGCTGGCACCGCATTGCCCGCTCGGCCCTATCGCGCTCGCGGCCTGCCTGCAGGTAGACGCCGTCAGCTACAATGCCTTCATCCAGGAGCAGAGCCTCGGCATCCATTACAACACCGGCAATGATATCCTCGATTACATCTCCAACAAGGAGGTCTTCCACTACGAGGACGGCTTCGTTTCCATCCCGCAGGGTCCGGGCCTCGGCATCGAGGTGGACGAGGAATACGTGATCGCCCGCGCCGCCGAGGGCCATCGCTGGCGCAATCCGCTTTGGCGCCATTCTGACGGAAGCGTCGCCGAGTGGTAG
- the rutA gene encoding pyrimidine utilization protein A — translation MEIGIFIPIGNNGWLLSENAPQYKPTFEMNKEITLKAEKYGLDFVLSMIKLRGFGGKTEFWDHNLESFTLMAGLAAVTTRIKLFATAASLVMPPAIVARMASTIDSISNGRFGLNLVTGWQRPEYSQMGLWPGDEYFSKRYEYLAEYATVLRDLWETGTSDLKGEFFQMDDCRLSPRPQADMKIICAGSSTAGMDFSAAYADYNFCFGVGVNTPKAFAPAAERLIAATEKTGRDVSSFVLFMIIADETDEAARAKWEHYKAGADQEAIQWLGIQGAADTRSGTDTNVRQMADPVSAVNINMGTLVGSYETVARLLDEVPTVPGTGGVLLTFDDFLKGVEDFGTRIQPLMACRQHVKKMTLEAAQ, via the coding sequence GTGGAAATTGGCATCTTCATTCCGATCGGCAACAATGGCTGGCTGCTCTCGGAGAACGCTCCGCAGTACAAGCCGACCTTCGAGATGAACAAGGAAATCACCTTGAAGGCCGAGAAGTACGGCCTCGATTTCGTGCTGTCCATGATCAAGCTGCGCGGCTTCGGCGGCAAGACGGAATTCTGGGATCACAACTTGGAATCCTTCACGCTGATGGCTGGCCTTGCCGCCGTCACCACCCGCATCAAGCTGTTCGCGACGGCCGCCAGCCTCGTCATGCCGCCCGCTATCGTGGCGCGAATGGCGTCCACCATCGACAGTATCTCCAACGGCCGCTTCGGTCTGAACCTCGTGACCGGCTGGCAACGTCCGGAATATTCACAGATGGGCCTGTGGCCGGGCGACGAATATTTCTCCAAGCGCTACGAATATCTCGCAGAATATGCAACCGTTCTGCGGGACCTTTGGGAAACCGGCACCAGCGACCTGAAGGGCGAATTCTTCCAGATGGACGACTGCCGCCTCTCCCCTCGCCCCCAGGCCGACATGAAGATCATCTGCGCCGGATCCTCCACCGCCGGCATGGATTTCTCGGCCGCGTATGCCGACTATAATTTCTGCTTCGGCGTCGGCGTCAACACGCCGAAAGCTTTCGCGCCGGCCGCAGAACGGCTGATCGCCGCGACAGAGAAGACCGGCCGCGACGTCTCGTCCTTCGTGCTGTTCATGATCATCGCGGACGAAACCGACGAAGCGGCCCGCGCCAAGTGGGAACACTACAAGGCCGGCGCCGACCAGGAGGCGATCCAGTGGCTCGGCATTCAGGGCGCGGCGGACACGCGCTCCGGCACGGACACCAACGTCCGCCAGATGGCCGATCCGGTCTCCGCCGTAAACATCAACATGGGAACGCTGGTCGGCTCCTACGAGACGGTCGCCCGGCTGCTCGACGAAGTGCCGACGGTGCCCGGCACGGGCGGAGTCCTGCTGACGTTCGACGATTTCCTAAAAGGCGTCGAGGATTTCGGAACGCGCATCCAGCCGCTGATGGCCTGCCGCCAGCACGTAAAGAAGATGACCTTGGAGGCTGCACAATGA
- a CDS encoding flavin reductase, protein MAKLGAAVNIITTDGPGGRTGFAATAVCSVTDDPPTLLVCLNRSASVYEAVTTNKVLCVNTLNSGHQPLSQLFGGKTPAAERFATADWSVLTTGAPALEDALVSFDCVIEATVSQGTHDVLFCRVVSTATRAEGQALFYFDRAYHTVSG, encoded by the coding sequence ATGGCGAAGCTCGGCGCCGCGGTCAATATCATCACGACGGACGGGCCGGGTGGCCGCACCGGCTTCGCAGCAACCGCCGTGTGCAGCGTGACCGACGATCCGCCGACCCTGCTCGTCTGCCTCAACCGCTCGGCCTCTGTGTATGAGGCCGTCACGACCAATAAGGTGCTCTGCGTCAACACGCTCAATTCCGGTCACCAACCCCTCTCGCAGCTTTTCGGCGGCAAGACACCAGCGGCCGAACGTTTCGCCACGGCCGACTGGTCTGTTCTGACGACGGGCGCGCCAGCTCTGGAGGACGCGCTGGTGTCTTTCGATTGCGTGATCGAGGCCACCGTCTCGCAGGGTACACACGACGTGCTCTTTTGCCGCGTCGTCTCCACCGCGACCCGCGCGGAGGGACAGGCGCTGTTTTATTTCGACCGGGCATATCATACGGTTTCCGGCTGA
- the rsgA gene encoding ribosome small subunit-dependent GTPase A, protein MTDSAETAYGETDRLRQLGWSEVFAEQLAPDEGDLQILRVSSVHRSRIDVIDVDGAADVVLSPNTNTADFAVGDWVLASPLTRDFVRRLDRKTVLQRRTEGSHGQQLAAANVDTLFIVTSCNADFNPARLERYLIMANQAGTRPVIVLTKADTVEDAETYETQARALQRDLPVVVLNARSPDALSKLSPWCGMGETVALVGSSGVGKSTLVNTLAGSGAEAQQKTGEIRQHDAKGRHTTTARSLHSIAGGGWVIDTPGIRTLYVSDVTDGIDTLFAEIIELAPHCRFRDCTHQHEPGCAVQAAVAGGTLDAARLERWRGLLAENREKTPVSSGPKGNKIFRKKKY, encoded by the coding sequence TTGACGGATTCAGCAGAGACGGCTTACGGCGAGACGGATCGGCTCCGGCAGCTCGGCTGGTCAGAAGTGTTCGCGGAACAACTCGCGCCTGATGAGGGCGATCTGCAGATTCTGCGCGTTTCCTCCGTTCACCGATCGCGCATCGATGTAATCGATGTGGACGGCGCTGCGGACGTGGTTTTGTCGCCCAATACGAATACCGCCGACTTCGCCGTCGGCGACTGGGTGCTGGCATCGCCGCTTACCCGAGACTTCGTGCGGCGTCTCGACCGCAAGACGGTTCTCCAGCGGCGAACCGAAGGCAGCCACGGGCAGCAGCTGGCGGCCGCCAATGTCGATACGCTCTTCATCGTCACGTCCTGCAATGCGGACTTCAATCCGGCACGGCTCGAACGCTACCTCATCATGGCGAACCAGGCGGGAACGCGGCCGGTCATCGTGCTGACGAAGGCCGATACCGTCGAGGACGCCGAAACCTATGAAACGCAGGCGCGTGCGCTCCAACGGGACTTGCCCGTCGTGGTTCTCAATGCCCGCTCGCCCGATGCTCTTTCGAAACTTTCTCCCTGGTGCGGCATGGGCGAAACGGTAGCGCTTGTGGGGTCCTCGGGCGTCGGTAAATCGACGCTGGTGAATACGCTCGCCGGGTCCGGCGCAGAAGCGCAGCAGAAGACCGGCGAAATCCGTCAGCATGATGCGAAGGGTCGCCACACGACCACCGCCCGCTCGCTTCATTCCATTGCAGGCGGCGGCTGGGTCATCGACACGCCCGGCATCCGGACGCTCTATGTGAGCGACGTCACCGACGGCATCGATACCCTGTTTGCCGAAATCATCGAACTTGCTCCCCATTGCCGCTTCCGCGACTGCACCCACCAGCACGAACCGGGATGCGCCGTCCAGGCGGCTGTCGCCGGCGGCACGCTCGACGCCGCGCGCCTTGAACGCTGGCGCGGGTTGCTGGCCGAAAACCGGGAGAAGACGCCGGTTTCGAGCGGTCCGAAAGGCAACAAGATCTTTCGGAAGAAAAAATATTAG